In Coleofasciculus chthonoplastes PCC 7420, a single genomic region encodes these proteins:
- a CDS encoding ABC transporter permease, whose product MATKTIGRIWTIATNGFQEVIRDRIFYVIGFFALLLVVSLPLLREVAATTEDKIFMDLGLAAIGVLGVLVAIFVGTGLINKEIEKRTVLVLIPKPISRAELIIGKHLGLLGVLAVLVIAMTAIYLALLSFNGINYPLASLLISELYQFLELSLIVAVALMFGVFTSSILATLLTFGIYLMGHLSRDVQELGKLSENATIETITQGLYLILPDLSRLNLKNEAVYGLLPSSVKLLEHAVYAILYTILLLAIAILIFSRREF is encoded by the coding sequence ATGGCAACAAAAACTATAGGTAGAATTTGGACAATTGCGACAAATGGGTTTCAGGAAGTCATTCGCGATCGCATCTTTTATGTGATTGGCTTTTTTGCCTTGCTGTTGGTCGTTTCGCTACCACTCTTGAGGGAAGTAGCAGCCACCACAGAAGATAAAATATTTATGGATTTAGGTCTAGCGGCGATTGGTGTGTTGGGAGTGCTGGTTGCCATATTTGTTGGGACAGGTTTGATTAATAAGGAAATCGAAAAACGCACCGTGTTGGTTTTAATTCCCAAACCTATCTCACGAGCAGAATTAATTATTGGCAAGCATTTAGGCTTACTGGGAGTCTTAGCGGTTTTGGTTATCGCCATGACAGCTATTTACTTAGCTCTCCTCAGTTTCAATGGCATTAATTACCCCTTAGCTAGCCTACTGATTTCAGAGCTTTATCAGTTTTTAGAGTTAAGCCTAATTGTCGCCGTAGCGCTGATGTTTGGTGTGTTTACCAGCTCAATCCTAGCCACACTCCTAACCTTCGGCATTTACTTAATGGGACATTTGAGTCGCGATGTGCAGGAGTTAGGCAAACTCAGCGAAAATGCGACGATTGAGACGATAACCCAAGGTCTTTACCTAATTTTACCCGATTTATCCCGTCTAAATTTGAAAAATGAGGCAGTCTATGGCTTGCTTCCTTCCTCTGTAAAGCTTTTAGAACATGCCGTTTATGCCATACTCTACACGATCTTGCTGCTTGCGATCGCGATTCTGATTTTCTCTCGACGTGAGTTTTAA
- a CDS encoding Crp/Fnr family transcriptional regulator has protein sequence MIPTSRSVLDVNPTQSLGQAELQDSRRLHFYAKGDKIPIISQGVWQVCQGLVQLSTLCQNGEEVWLGWAEPSMFFGRWFSLLSAYQATALSDVHLIWFSIEEINASPRLAQMILPQIVHRIRQTEALLAIAGQRRVEDRLQHLLRLMQQEMGQPVPDGTRLKMRLTHQNLANAIGTTRVTVTRLLNKLKNQGKISFDSDRHIIIKPDSFKNIAEW, from the coding sequence ATGATTCCAACTTCCCGATCCGTTTTGGACGTAAACCCGACTCAATCTCTTGGTCAAGCCGAACTTCAAGATTCACGTCGATTGCATTTTTATGCTAAAGGCGACAAAATCCCCATAATTTCTCAAGGAGTTTGGCAGGTTTGCCAAGGTTTAGTTCAGCTCAGTACGCTTTGCCAAAATGGGGAAGAAGTGTGGCTAGGTTGGGCAGAGCCTTCAATGTTTTTTGGTCGTTGGTTTTCTCTGCTGAGTGCTTACCAAGCCACGGCATTGTCTGACGTACATCTGATTTGGTTTTCTATAGAGGAGATCAATGCTTCACCGCGATTGGCTCAGATGATATTACCGCAAATCGTCCACCGGATACGCCAAACTGAGGCACTCCTAGCGATCGCGGGTCAGCGTCGGGTTGAAGATCGTTTACAACACTTGTTGCGGTTGATGCAACAGGAAATGGGTCAACCTGTACCCGACGGGACTCGTTTGAAGATGCGCTTGACGCACCAAAACCTTGCCAATGCGATCGGTACGACTCGTGTCACCGTCACCCGACTCCTGAACAAGTTAAAAAATCAGGGCAAGATTAGCTTTGACAGCGATCGCCACATTATTATTAAACCAGATAGCTTCAAAAATATTGCTGAGTGGTAA
- a CDS encoding CHAD domain-containing protein — MITTASSDPKLFGYWAYLAIEKHFQRTVQYETDVLKDKDPEALHQMRVGMRRLRTVVSGFAPALVLPKAAREKKIAKVARRLGQLRDLDIMQDALQNQYLPTLPNSEQKIGKKVLATLEKRRHQVLVQVQKTLKDKPYQEMKRAFQDWLQTPTYGIFAEFPIDQILPDLLLPFVSQFFLHPAWLMGVHFSDGQKQLAQDLSLEDVVELFSVQGSVLHSLRKQAKRVRYQMELFTDFYETPYQDYVKEIKSIQRILGQIQDSFVLAEFLSHCLNSDIKKKLPTLVEQLSGDRYQLWQEWRSLQERYLHPQTRKELRLIVIHPVESATYT, encoded by the coding sequence ATGATAACCACTGCCTCATCCGACCCAAAGCTCTTTGGCTATTGGGCTTATCTAGCTATTGAAAAACATTTCCAGAGAACCGTTCAGTATGAAACTGATGTTCTCAAGGATAAAGATCCCGAAGCGCTACACCAAATGCGCGTAGGGATGCGACGGCTACGGACAGTGGTGAGCGGTTTTGCCCCAGCCCTGGTATTACCCAAAGCCGCTCGTGAGAAAAAGATTGCTAAAGTGGCGCGACGGCTGGGACAACTGCGGGATTTGGACATTATGCAAGATGCGCTACAAAATCAGTATTTGCCCACTTTGCCCAACTCTGAACAAAAAATAGGCAAAAAAGTATTAGCAACGTTGGAAAAGCGGCGTCACCAGGTCTTAGTTCAAGTTCAGAAAACTCTCAAGGATAAACCCTATCAGGAAATGAAACGGGCATTTCAAGATTGGTTGCAGACGCCGACTTACGGAATTTTTGCCGAATTTCCAATTGATCAGATTTTGCCGGATTTACTGTTACCGTTTGTGAGTCAGTTTTTCCTCCACCCCGCGTGGCTTATGGGGGTACACTTTTCAGACGGACAGAAGCAGTTAGCTCAGGATCTGAGTTTAGAGGATGTGGTTGAACTGTTCAGCGTTCAGGGTTCAGTGTTGCACAGTTTGCGGAAACAAGCTAAACGAGTGCGTTATCAGATGGAATTATTTACTGACTTTTATGAGACGCCTTATCAGGATTATGTGAAAGAGATTAAATCGATTCAGCGTATTTTGGGACAGATTCAAGACAGTTTCGTCTTGGCAGAATTTCTGTCGCATTGTCTGAACTCAGACATTAAGAAGAAACTCCCAACCCTGGTAGAGCAGTTGAGTGGCGATCGTTATCAATTATGGCAGGAATGGCGATCGCTCCAGGAACGATATCTCCATCCCCAAACCCGCAAGGAGTTGCGTCTAATTGTTATACACCCAGTAGAGAGCGCGACTTACACCTAA
- a CDS encoding alpha/beta hydrolase → MSLETISIPPTTGKQPVGLVVVLHGWGANAKDLQPIVPELALSNYHVLLPNAPFAHPQVAGGYMWYDLEREDYQGLAQSQRLLTDWLKSLESLTGIPLASTIMMGFSQGGAMALDVGLHLPLAGLVSMSGYWHRTPQEIEPPLPPVLIVHGRQDNVVPLRVAHRLRDYLLALGAPMQYKEVDMGHEIAPEVVEIVRDFILVNT, encoded by the coding sequence CTGTCTTTGGAGACGATTTCAATTCCACCAACTACAGGTAAACAACCAGTGGGACTGGTTGTGGTTTTGCATGGCTGGGGGGCTAATGCTAAAGATTTGCAACCTATAGTGCCAGAATTGGCTCTATCTAACTACCATGTCTTGCTACCTAATGCACCCTTTGCTCACCCACAGGTGGCTGGAGGCTATATGTGGTATGACTTGGAACGAGAAGACTATCAAGGCTTGGCACAAAGTCAGCGTCTATTGACAGACTGGCTAAAGTCTTTGGAAAGTCTCACTGGTATTCCTCTTGCCTCTACGATTATGATGGGCTTTTCTCAAGGGGGAGCCATGGCTCTAGATGTTGGGTTACATTTACCCTTGGCGGGTTTAGTGTCAATGAGTGGTTATTGGCATCGCACGCCTCAAGAGATTGAACCTCCCTTGCCCCCTGTTTTAATCGTTCATGGTAGACAAGATAATGTTGTTCCTTTGAGGGTAGCTCATCGATTGCGGGATTATTTACTAGCGCTAGGTGCGCCGATGCAGTACAAAGAGGTGGATATGGGGCATGAGATTGCACCTGAAGTGGTGGAAATTGTGCGGGATTTTATTTTAGTCAATACATGA